The Sphingosinithalassobacter sp. CS137 genome includes a region encoding these proteins:
- a CDS encoding GtrA family protein, producing MTAIVRRVQAMRDSGLLGQLIRYGITGGGVTLLGGALYTGLVLSTAIHPQAAMFGAYLVCVAVGYVLHSRWSFKGHGRRDDVRRTTTRFFVVSLISYGLNAFWTWFCVALLGLPEWTPVVPLLFVTPLATFALNRQWVFG from the coding sequence GTGACGGCGATCGTTCGACGGGTGCAGGCGATGCGGGACAGCGGCCTTCTCGGCCAGCTGATCCGCTATGGCATCACCGGCGGCGGCGTAACCCTGCTGGGCGGCGCACTCTACACGGGACTCGTGCTCTCGACGGCGATTCACCCGCAGGCGGCGATGTTCGGCGCTTATCTGGTCTGCGTCGCGGTCGGCTATGTCCTCCACAGCCGCTGGAGCTTCAAGGGCCACGGCCGGCGCGACGATGTGCGGCGAACCACGACTCGCTTCTTCGTCGTCAGCCTGATCAGCTATGGCCTCAACGCCTTCTGGACGTGGTTCTGCGTCGCGCTGCTCGGGCTTCCGGAATGGACACCGGTGGTGCCGCTGCTGTTCGTGACGCCGCTCGCCACTTTCGCGCTCAACCGGCAATGGGTGTTCGGCTGA
- a CDS encoding class I SAM-dependent methyltransferase — MERIVYERMAQHDTSHWWYRARREVLADYLKRWGGLPRDARILEIGCGTGHNLPMLARFGEVDAIEIDETAGAMAAERLGKPVGTAPLPELGDVPRGAYDLIAVLDVVEHVADDVAALRAMAQCLKPGGKILITVPAHQWMWSAHDTVNHHQRRYSKKTLKAALRAAGLRWRKLGYFNSLLFPAAVAARLAGKLTGKDDSDDSPPPAPLNAAFERIFRLERHALGRIPFSPGLSLIVLASPSG, encoded by the coding sequence ATGGAACGGATCGTCTACGAGCGGATGGCGCAGCACGACACCAGCCACTGGTGGTATCGCGCGCGCCGCGAGGTGCTGGCGGACTATCTGAAGCGCTGGGGCGGTCTGCCGCGGGACGCGCGCATTCTGGAGATCGGCTGCGGCACCGGCCACAACCTGCCGATGCTCGCGCGATTCGGCGAAGTCGACGCGATCGAGATCGACGAAACGGCGGGCGCGATGGCCGCCGAGCGGCTGGGAAAACCGGTCGGCACCGCGCCGCTGCCCGAGTTGGGAGACGTGCCGCGCGGCGCCTATGATCTGATCGCCGTGCTCGACGTGGTCGAGCATGTGGCGGACGACGTCGCGGCGCTGCGGGCGATGGCGCAATGCCTGAAGCCGGGCGGGAAGATCCTGATCACCGTCCCTGCCCATCAATGGATGTGGAGCGCGCACGACACGGTGAACCATCACCAGCGGCGCTATTCGAAGAAGACGCTGAAGGCGGCGCTGCGCGCGGCCGGTCTGCGCTGGCGCAAGCTCGGCTATTTCAACTCGCTGCTGTTTCCCGCTGCGGTCGCGGCACGCCTGGCGGGCAAGCTGACCGGCAAGGACGATAGCGACGATTCGCCGCCGCCTGCCCCGCTCAACGCGGCGTTCGAACGGATCTTCCGCCTCGAGCGTCACGCGCTCGGGCGTATCCCGTTCTCGCCCGGACTGTCGCTGATCGTGCTCGCCTCGCCCTCGGGCTGA